A region of bacterium DNA encodes the following proteins:
- the smc gene encoding chromosome segregation protein SMC, whose product MRIKSLQLHGFKSFVDRTVFSFDDGMTCVVGPNGCGKSNVVDAIKWVMGEQSARKLRGKGMDDVIFAGSENRPPIGMAEVCLTFDNRDGQAPAAYAAYSEIEISRRLYRSGESEYLMNKAPARLKDVHDFFRDTGIGLRGYTIVEQGKVAEIVSSKPEDRRGLIEEAAGIGKYKARRREAESKMRSTEQNLTRVNDVLNEIRRQITSLERQAKKAARYKRLQETQRVLELSLAADERAALLEEVERESGSLGTLKDQMTALEANLAERELAAQEHRIALAESEKAVSAGAEKLYGLRSEIKNLEGRIELARRERDNLEESSASRKSELETLSEQLATAEQEHRSAKEELEQLERGLAQEQAGIEEAEREVQGAQEALRAREAERDAKNTAHVELLTAVARSEDRIAGLGDRRASIDQRMRGVDADVEAQQTQALEAGREQTSLEEGLRNLLADRDRLQDQLREAMRAHEEAKEGLAAATEAAQEAVKTAQTSQARYDSLREVVEGRQDIGAGARHLLSGGQEAADRYGLRGLVRELLEADPEVERAVEAVLADRAEAIVIDESRGALAALEALRRDEAGRGVFVVQRAQPEVPAGLVPLGDPLLKRVRPRAGSEGVARSLLGDVYLIDRLEQAFEHFGTGRLPATFVTPRGDLATPDGVVQGGGDSSASGMLTRAREVRELEVEVARFDQVAEQKRAAQEAAEDRLAKASEELENLRNRHHTAALAVANHEKDLERSTEKVKRIGEAQQTRTAERSDLLAEQEAVGEELETLTRQLEDRRQEREASQRAVDAIGLQISSAGRELSRRESRVAELRVAYRARDEQRLRLRETATRAEQSERETRTWIERRNAEIENARVRRETLREEIEEAEHTLAGRLETEEVARVESDTLREKFEAIQAKVTEIDDSAREMRGDLGAAREKTSQAELKLSEARMRLDHQASSVRERWSVEIEHWKLPTIEELEAGAELDTRPAADTETAADGEAASDGAESDGAEPAAATAPSDALAARGMAADAAAEESEDEDETAMSPAAALREAKRNVELAMLPTADRKREAEKVRKSLQSLGDVNLGAIEEHEELAERFRFLSEQKEDLEGTIHNLREAINRINRTSRKRFRETFDLVSKHFSENFPRLFGGGKASLELTESEDILEAGVDIMAQPPGKRLQNVNLLSGGEKTMTALALLVAVFQVRPSPFFLLDEVDAALDDANVGRFNQLIVEMAQQSQFLVITHNKRTIEVADVLYGVTMEQRGVSKLVSVVLS is encoded by the coding sequence TTGCGCATCAAGAGTCTCCAGCTCCACGGATTCAAGTCGTTCGTCGACCGCACGGTCTTCAGCTTCGATGACGGCATGACCTGCGTCGTCGGACCGAACGGCTGCGGCAAGTCGAACGTCGTCGACGCCATCAAGTGGGTGATGGGCGAGCAGTCGGCCCGCAAGCTCCGCGGCAAGGGCATGGACGACGTGATCTTCGCCGGCTCGGAGAACCGCCCGCCGATCGGCATGGCCGAGGTCTGCCTGACCTTCGACAACCGCGATGGCCAGGCCCCCGCCGCGTACGCGGCGTACAGCGAGATCGAGATCTCGCGCCGCCTCTACCGCTCGGGGGAGTCCGAGTACCTGATGAACAAGGCGCCCGCGCGCCTGAAGGACGTCCACGATTTCTTCCGGGACACCGGGATCGGTCTGCGTGGCTACACGATCGTCGAGCAGGGCAAGGTCGCCGAGATCGTCTCTTCGAAGCCGGAGGATCGGCGAGGGCTGATCGAGGAAGCAGCCGGGATCGGCAAGTACAAGGCGCGCAGGAGAGAGGCCGAGAGCAAGATGCGCTCGACCGAACAGAACCTGACGCGCGTGAACGATGTCCTGAACGAGATCCGTCGCCAGATCACCAGTCTCGAGCGCCAGGCGAAGAAGGCCGCGCGCTACAAGCGTCTCCAGGAGACCCAGCGCGTGCTCGAGCTGTCCCTCGCGGCCGACGAACGCGCGGCACTCCTCGAAGAAGTCGAGCGTGAGTCCGGATCGCTCGGCACGCTCAAGGATCAGATGACCGCGCTCGAGGCGAATCTCGCCGAGCGCGAGCTCGCTGCCCAGGAACACCGCATCGCCCTGGCGGAATCGGAGAAGGCCGTCAGCGCGGGCGCCGAGAAGCTCTACGGCCTTCGCAGCGAGATCAAGAACCTCGAAGGTCGAATCGAGCTCGCGCGCCGCGAACGCGACAACCTCGAGGAGTCGAGCGCCTCCAGAAAGAGCGAGCTCGAGACCCTCAGCGAGCAGCTCGCGACCGCGGAGCAGGAGCACCGCTCGGCCAAGGAAGAGCTCGAGCAACTCGAGCGCGGTCTCGCCCAGGAGCAGGCCGGGATCGAAGAGGCCGAGCGCGAGGTCCAGGGCGCGCAGGAGGCGCTCCGCGCGCGGGAGGCGGAGCGCGATGCCAAGAACACGGCCCACGTCGAGCTGCTGACTGCGGTTGCACGAAGCGAGGACAGGATCGCGGGGCTCGGCGACCGGCGCGCCTCGATCGATCAGCGCATGCGCGGTGTCGACGCCGACGTCGAAGCCCAGCAGACCCAGGCCCTCGAAGCGGGGCGCGAGCAGACGAGCCTCGAGGAGGGGCTGCGCAACCTGCTCGCCGACCGGGACCGCCTGCAAGATCAGCTACGCGAGGCGATGCGCGCGCACGAAGAGGCGAAGGAGGGCCTCGCGGCGGCGACCGAAGCCGCACAGGAGGCGGTCAAGACCGCGCAGACGAGCCAGGCTCGCTACGACTCGCTGCGCGAGGTCGTCGAGGGTCGTCAGGACATCGGTGCCGGCGCACGTCATCTCCTGAGCGGCGGACAGGAGGCCGCGGATCGCTACGGCCTGCGCGGCCTCGTCCGTGAGCTCCTCGAAGCCGACCCCGAGGTCGAGCGCGCGGTCGAGGCGGTCCTCGCCGACCGCGCCGAGGCGATCGTGATCGACGAGAGCCGAGGCGCACTCGCCGCTCTGGAGGCGCTCCGGCGGGACGAGGCCGGGCGCGGCGTCTTCGTCGTCCAGCGCGCCCAGCCCGAGGTGCCCGCCGGTCTCGTTCCGCTCGGCGATCCGCTCCTCAAGCGAGTGCGCCCGCGAGCGGGCAGCGAGGGCGTGGCCCGCTCGCTGCTCGGCGACGTCTACCTGATCGATCGCCTCGAGCAGGCCTTCGAACACTTCGGGACGGGGCGTCTTCCGGCGACCTTCGTGACGCCGAGAGGTGACCTCGCGACACCGGATGGTGTCGTTCAGGGCGGCGGCGACTCGTCGGCGAGCGGCATGCTGACCCGCGCGCGCGAGGTGCGCGAGCTCGAGGTCGAGGTCGCGCGCTTCGATCAGGTCGCCGAGCAGAAGCGGGCGGCCCAGGAAGCCGCCGAGGACCGGCTCGCCAAGGCGAGCGAGGAGCTCGAGAACCTTCGCAACCGACATCACACGGCCGCCCTCGCGGTCGCGAACCACGAGAAGGACCTCGAGCGCTCGACCGAGAAGGTGAAGCGGATCGGTGAGGCTCAGCAGACGCGGACCGCCGAACGCTCCGATCTGCTCGCCGAGCAGGAAGCCGTCGGCGAGGAACTCGAGACGCTGACCCGGCAGCTCGAGGATCGCCGTCAGGAGCGCGAGGCGAGCCAGCGGGCCGTCGACGCGATCGGTCTCCAGATCAGCAGCGCCGGCCGGGAGCTCTCACGCCGCGAGAGTCGGGTCGCCGAGCTTCGCGTCGCCTACCGCGCCCGCGACGAGCAACGACTCCGGCTCCGGGAGACGGCGACCCGCGCCGAACAGTCCGAGCGCGAGACGCGGACCTGGATCGAGCGCCGCAACGCGGAGATCGAGAACGCGCGGGTCCGCCGCGAGACCCTGCGCGAAGAGATCGAGGAGGCCGAGCACACGCTCGCCGGGCGACTCGAGACCGAGGAGGTCGCTCGGGTCGAGAGCGACACGCTCCGGGAGAAGTTCGAGGCGATCCAGGCCAAGGTGACCGAGATCGACGACAGTGCCCGCGAGATGCGGGGGGATCTCGGCGCTGCTCGTGAGAAGACGAGTCAGGCGGAGCTCAAGCTCTCCGAAGCGCGCATGCGCCTCGACCACCAGGCCTCGAGTGTGCGCGAACGCTGGAGCGTCGAGATCGAGCACTGGAAGCTGCCCACGATCGAGGAGCTCGAAGCGGGCGCGGAGCTCGACACGCGTCCGGCCGCGGACACGGAGACCGCGGCGGACGGCGAGGCGGCTTCCGACGGGGCCGAGTCCGACGGCGCGGAGCCCGCCGCGGCGACCGCTCCCAGCGACGCGCTCGCCGCCCGCGGCATGGCCGCAGACGCAGCCGCCGAAGAGAGCGAGGACGAAGACGAGACGGCGATGAGTCCGGCCGCGGCGCTCCGCGAGGCGAAGCGCAACGTCGAGCTCGCGATGCTTCCGACCGCGGACCGGAAGCGCGAGGCGGAGAAGGTCCGCAAGTCGCTCCAGTCCCTCGGTGACGTCAACCTCGGCGCGATCGAGGAGCACGAGGAGCTGGCCGAGCGCTTCCGCTTCCTGTCGGAGCAGAAGGAAGACCTCGAAGGCACGATCCACAACCTTCGCGAGGCGATCAACCGGATCAATCGCACGAGCCGCAAACGGTTCCGCGAGACCTTCGATCTCGTGAGCAAGCACTTCTCCGAGAACTTCCCGAGGCTCTTCGGCGGCGGCAAGGCGAGCCTCGAGCTGACCGAATCCGAGGACATCCTCGAGGCGGGCGTCGACATCATGGCCCAGCCTCCGGGCAAGCGGCTCCAGAACGTGAACCTGCTCTCCGGTGGCGAGAAGACGATGACGGCCCTGGCGCTCCTCGTCGCGGTCTTCCAGGTCCGGCCGAGCCCGTTCTTCCTCCTGGACGAGGTGGACGCGGCCCTCGACGACGCGAACGTCGGTCGCTTCAACCAGCTGATCGTCGAGATGGCTCAGCAGAGCCAGTTCCTCGTGATCACGCACAACAAGCGGACGATCGAGGTCGCCGACGTGCTCTACGGCGTGACCATGGAGCAGCGCGGCGTTTCGAAGCTCGTGTCGGTGGTGCTCAGCTAG
- the ftsY gene encoding signal recognition particle-docking protein FtsY — MDPNAALYDLTLLMYERPGLIVAAALLTPLLLGVLLDRLGSRPTGALETTARAEEAEATAEAPTEEAAQVLAPEPAHESPVEPVSTPVEPEPKPEPVPEPIPEPAPEPEPEPAPPPRPRLRDRLLRTSEALVGRLGGVFGGSAVEGELLDELEEILFTADLGVQTAESLLERVRSEGRGQDGARVREILKTAIGEKLAGAQRTEDPFALASKPHVILVLGVNGAGKTTTIGKLAAQHQAKGRKVLLGAGDTFRAAAIEQLQTWGERVGCDVIAGEAGGDPASVAFDTVKAAVARDVDVAIIDTAGRLQTKKPLMEELGKIVRVIGRDVPDAPHEILLVLDSNTGQNAISQARLFTEVADVTGLVLTKMDGTAKGGVIVGLADEFRIPVNFVGVGEGIEDLREFEAAEFVDALFGEG, encoded by the coding sequence ATGGATCCCAACGCCGCGCTCTACGACCTCACGCTCCTCATGTACGAGCGGCCCGGCTTGATCGTGGCCGCCGCGCTGCTGACTCCGCTGCTGCTCGGCGTCCTCCTCGACCGACTGGGGTCGCGACCGACCGGGGCGCTCGAAACCACGGCGCGCGCGGAAGAGGCCGAGGCGACCGCGGAAGCGCCGACCGAGGAGGCGGCGCAGGTGCTCGCGCCGGAGCCGGCGCACGAGAGCCCGGTCGAGCCGGTCTCCACGCCCGTCGAGCCCGAGCCCAAGCCGGAACCGGTTCCGGAGCCGATCCCCGAACCCGCTCCGGAACCCGAACCGGAGCCGGCTCCGCCGCCTCGTCCGCGACTCCGGGACCGTCTGCTCCGGACGAGCGAAGCGCTGGTCGGTCGGCTCGGCGGCGTCTTCGGCGGGAGCGCGGTCGAGGGCGAGCTCCTCGACGAGCTCGAGGAGATCCTCTTCACAGCGGATCTCGGCGTGCAGACGGCGGAGTCGCTCCTCGAACGCGTGCGGAGCGAGGGGCGCGGCCAAGACGGCGCTCGGGTCCGCGAGATCCTGAAGACGGCGATCGGCGAGAAGCTCGCCGGCGCCCAGCGCACCGAGGATCCCTTCGCGCTGGCATCGAAGCCGCACGTGATCCTGGTGCTCGGCGTGAACGGCGCAGGCAAGACGACCACGATCGGGAAGCTGGCCGCGCAGCACCAGGCGAAGGGCCGCAAGGTCCTGCTCGGGGCCGGTGACACCTTCCGCGCCGCGGCGATCGAACAGCTCCAGACGTGGGGCGAGCGGGTCGGCTGCGACGTGATCGCCGGAGAGGCCGGGGGCGACCCGGCGAGCGTGGCCTTCGACACGGTCAAGGCCGCCGTCGCCCGGGACGTGGACGTCGCGATCATCGATACCGCCGGCCGTCTCCAGACGAAGAAGCCCTTGATGGAGGAGCTCGGAAAGATCGTGCGCGTGATCGGACGCGACGTGCCCGACGCGCCCCACGAGATCCTCCTCGTTCTCGACTCCAACACGGGGCAGAACGCGATCTCCCAGGCGCGGCTCTTCACCGAGGTCGCCGACGTGACCGGGCTCGTGCTCACGAAGATGGACGGCACGGCGAAGGGCGGCGTGATCGTCGGACTCGCGGACGAGTTCCGGATTCCGGTGAACTTCGTGGGGGTCGGCGAGGGAATCGAAGATCTTCGCGAGTTCGAGGCGGCGGAGTTCGTCGACGCGCTCTTCGGAGAAGGCTAG